From the genome of Geoglobus ahangari, one region includes:
- a CDS encoding aspartate aminotransferase family protein, translating to MSEWIEREGKVFMQFFNRYSIVVERGEGCWLYDEDGKKYLDLIAGIACVSVGHGNEFVASRIAEQARKLMHVSNLFYTKPQVELAEKLKEITSLDRFFFTNSGTESVEAALKIARRATGRKKFVAFTNGFHGRTMGALSVTWKEKFRKPFEPLVGPVSFADFNSIESLERAADRDTAAVILEPVQGEAGVFPADRDFVRRIFELRDELGFLVIFDEVQTGFGRTGEWFAKDIYNATPDIMTMAKAMGNGFPVGAVAVSEDVHTKIEKGDHGSTFGGNPLACEAALATIEYIEQNNLLENARRMGELFMNGLKGLDFVEDVRGFGLMIGVSVGDAKGLSQHLMSRSVLVNATSERDVRIIPPLTIREEEVSFALSAFREYGV from the coding sequence ATGAGTGAGTGGATCGAGAGGGAAGGAAAGGTCTTCATGCAGTTTTTCAACCGCTACTCGATTGTCGTGGAGAGGGGAGAGGGCTGCTGGCTCTACGACGAGGATGGCAAGAAATACCTCGATCTGATAGCTGGGATAGCCTGCGTTTCGGTTGGACATGGAAACGAGTTCGTTGCGAGCAGAATTGCCGAGCAGGCAAGAAAGCTGATGCACGTCTCCAATCTTTTCTACACCAAGCCACAGGTGGAGCTCGCTGAGAAGCTTAAGGAGATCACCTCCCTCGACAGGTTCTTCTTCACGAACTCTGGCACGGAGAGCGTTGAGGCTGCGCTGAAAATCGCGAGAAGGGCGACGGGGAGGAAGAAGTTCGTCGCATTCACGAACGGCTTTCACGGCAGAACGATGGGTGCCCTTTCCGTTACTTGGAAGGAGAAGTTCAGAAAGCCGTTCGAGCCGCTTGTCGGGCCGGTGAGCTTTGCCGACTTCAACTCGATCGAGAGCCTTGAGAGAGCCGCTGACAGGGACACTGCGGCAGTGATACTCGAGCCCGTGCAGGGCGAGGCGGGGGTGTTTCCCGCAGATAGGGATTTCGTCAGGAGGATCTTCGAGCTCAGGGACGAGCTCGGATTCCTCGTGATATTCGACGAGGTGCAGACGGGCTTTGGCAGAACCGGGGAGTGGTTCGCGAAGGACATCTACAATGCAACGCCCGACATCATGACGATGGCCAAGGCAATGGGCAACGGATTCCCCGTGGGGGCTGTTGCCGTAAGCGAGGACGTGCACACGAAGATTGAGAAGGGAGACCACGGCTCAACATTCGGCGGAAATCCGCTTGCGTGTGAGGCTGCATTGGCCACAATAGAGTACATCGAGCAGAACAACCTTCTGGAAAATGCAAGGAGGATGGGTGAGCTGTTCATGAACGGTCTTAAGGGTCTCGACTTCGTTGAGGACGTCAGGGGCTTCGGGCTGATGATCGGGGTTAGCGTTGGTGACGCCAAGGGCCTCAGCCAGCACCTCATGAGCAGGAGTGTGCTCGTCAACGCGACCTCGGAGAGAGATGTGAGAATCATCCCGCCGCTGACTATTAGAGAGGAAGAGGTCAGCTTTGCCCTTTCAGCGTTCAGGGAGTACGGAGTATAG
- a CDS encoding MBL fold metallo-hydrolase, with protein MKLADGVYLIEGENAGRFPYCNCLLVDRLLIDSSCGIDRLKEVLDRFDSLVLTHTHPDHASGAWFAESRGKRVFTPHPNTRVEELARRFAPGIEDRWKDFAMNVAGLRDFSGTLYDESHDFSTENHEVVPVKTEGHTVDMHLFLIDGKILFSADIDLTSFGPWYGNPESDPERFKRSVEKLFSLDFDVIVPSHRPPVFGRDKIEGLLSEFLEHFDRREEEILELWRAGRAVDEIVEISPIYRGRKPGRRDILDYFERNMILKHLKNRGIEVE; from the coding sequence GTGAAGTTGGCTGATGGCGTCTATCTGATAGAGGGGGAGAACGCCGGAAGGTTCCCCTACTGCAACTGCCTGCTCGTGGACAGGCTCCTGATCGACTCGAGCTGCGGAATTGACAGACTCAAGGAGGTTCTGGACAGATTCGACTCCCTCGTTCTGACCCACACCCATCCCGATCACGCCTCCGGAGCTTGGTTCGCGGAGAGTCGTGGAAAGAGGGTTTTCACGCCTCACCCGAACACGAGGGTAGAGGAGCTGGCGAGGAGGTTCGCTCCGGGGATTGAGGACAGGTGGAAGGACTTCGCGATGAACGTTGCCGGCCTCAGGGACTTCAGCGGAACCCTCTACGACGAGAGCCACGACTTCAGCACGGAGAACCACGAGGTCGTTCCTGTCAAAACTGAGGGGCACACAGTGGACATGCATCTCTTCCTGATAGACGGGAAGATCCTGTTCTCGGCAGACATAGATCTCACCTCTTTCGGTCCATGGTACGGCAACCCTGAGAGCGATCCGGAGAGGTTCAAGAGGAGCGTGGAGAAGCTGTTCAGCCTCGACTTCGACGTGATCGTGCCATCCCACCGCCCTCCGGTGTTCGGCAGGGACAAGATAGAGGGGCTGCTCTCAGAATTTCTCGAGCACTTCGACAGGAGAGAGGAGGAGATACTGGAGCTGTGGAGAGCAGGACGTGCGGTGGATGAGATCGTCGAGATCTCGCCCATCTACCGGGGAAGAAAGCCCGGACGGAGGGACATCCTCGACTACTTCGAGAGAAACATGATCCTGAAGCACCTGAAAAACAGGGGAATTGAGGTGGAGTGA